In Methanonatronarchaeum sp. AMET-Sl, one genomic interval encodes:
- a CDS encoding DUF4040 domain-containing protein, whose translation MELEILMHLIVLSLIIITAYLSLTLEDILASVIALAAMSLLLALEFYMLQAPDVAMAEAAIGAGLTTAIFILAIKKTERWDV comes from the coding sequence ATGGAGCTTGAAATACTGATGCACTTAATCGTTTTATCGTTAATAATAATAACAGCATACCTATCCCTCACACTAGAAGACATACTGGCATCAGTAATCGCTTTAGCCGCGATGAGCCTCCTACTGGCACTGGAGTTCTACATGCTTCAAGCCCCAGACGTAGCGATGGCTGAAGCAGCCATAGGAGCAGGACTAACTACAGCCATATTCATACTGGCAATAAAGAAAACCGAGAGGTGGGACGTATGA
- a CDS encoding proton-conducting transporter membrane subunit, with the protein MMDYIDYAPILAIMVPLLAGFATPLIARLGETAKKVWTIAGLAIALTLVLVVFARVIDVGIMTYATGAAVPTELIPGGMEQPIRVVLEVDGMGAFAALGITLTTFLASIFSWRYFDETGMGTTGFYTLLLLLGAAGIAFAFTGDLFNLFVFIELSSITAIGLIAFYSYRGRPNEAAFKFLLLSAVGALMFLIAVGFLYGQYNALSIGVVADRMMETGLGTIDKLALALMVGSLAMKAGAVPLHMWVPDTYGEAPAHISMVLVTLSQLSLYALFRISFSLYGVNLDGATLGWIIVILGLLTMFIGVMLAIIQKTIKRLMAYHAISQTGYMLLGVGVGLVALMSGEIGEMPVYGYHAMEGGIFHIINHAIYKGLLFLTAGAIIYKTNVRSLNDLGSLAREMPFTSIAFIIGAAAIAGLPPFNGFASKILIYESVYALNPFLTAVAMLVSVITLASFVKVFQSTFLGPEKSRYKGVGEVPTSMKTAMFVLAALTVLFGLFPDLVVDTIVAPAVEALIDQTGYIGGILE; encoded by the coding sequence ATGATGGATTACATAGATTACGCTCCAATACTCGCAATAATGGTGCCATTACTCGCAGGTTTTGCAACACCATTAATAGCGCGGTTAGGAGAAACAGCCAAAAAAGTTTGGACAATCGCAGGCCTAGCAATAGCATTAACCCTAGTACTAGTTGTCTTTGCCAGAGTGATAGACGTCGGAATAATGACATATGCAACCGGTGCCGCAGTACCAACCGAACTTATTCCCGGTGGAATGGAACAACCTATACGGGTTGTACTTGAAGTCGATGGTATGGGAGCTTTCGCAGCACTTGGAATAACGCTAACAACATTCCTTGCATCTATATTCTCTTGGAGATACTTCGATGAAACCGGAATGGGTACAACAGGTTTCTATACATTACTACTCTTATTAGGTGCAGCTGGAATCGCCTTCGCATTCACAGGAGATCTTTTCAACCTATTCGTATTCATTGAACTCTCCTCAATAACGGCAATCGGTTTAATAGCGTTCTATAGTTATAGAGGACGTCCCAACGAAGCCGCATTCAAGTTCCTGTTGTTAAGTGCAGTCGGCGCCCTAATGTTCTTAATAGCCGTTGGATTCCTATATGGACAGTACAACGCCCTAAGCATAGGAGTCGTAGCCGACCGAATGATGGAGACCGGTTTGGGAACAATCGATAAACTCGCACTCGCATTAATGGTTGGATCACTAGCTATGAAGGCCGGTGCAGTCCCACTACACATGTGGGTACCCGACACATATGGAGAAGCCCCCGCACACATAAGCATGGTCTTAGTTACCTTAAGCCAGCTCTCACTATACGCATTATTCAGAATATCATTCTCACTCTATGGAGTCAACCTAGATGGAGCAACACTCGGCTGGATAATAGTCATACTTGGATTACTAACGATGTTCATAGGCGTTATGCTAGCGATAATCCAGAAAACAATCAAGCGGTTAATGGCCTACCACGCAATATCACAGACAGGATATATGTTGTTAGGTGTAGGAGTCGGGTTAGTTGCTTTAATGAGCGGTGAAATCGGAGAAATGCCTGTATATGGATATCACGCGATGGAAGGAGGAATATTCCACATAATAAACCACGCAATATACAAAGGACTGCTCTTCCTAACCGCAGGAGCAATAATATACAAAACAAACGTAAGAAGCCTAAACGACCTTGGAAGCCTAGCAAGAGAAATGCCCTTCACATCAATAGCATTCATAATAGGTGCCGCAGCAATAGCCGGATTACCACCATTCAACGGATTTGCATCAAAAATACTAATATACGAATCAGTATACGCACTCAACCCATTCCTAACCGCAGTAGCAATGTTAGTCAGCGTAATAACACTCGCTTCATTCGTTAAAGTCTTCCAAAGCACATTCCTAGGACCAGAAAAATCTCGATACAAAGGAGTTGGAGAAGTACCAACCAGCATGAAAACAGCGATGTTCGTACTAGCAGCACTAACAGTACTGTTCGGATTATTCCCAGACCTAGTTGTAGACACAATAGTTGCACCAGCAGTGGAAGCATTAATTGATCAAACTGGATACATAGGAGGAATACTAGAATGA
- a CDS encoding MnhB domain-containing protein, whose product MKEMSTIVKSITSLMYIPILVFGMYIIIHGHILPGGGFQGGVIIATGIALVFIAYGASEAKKWFSSKAMFSLMSAAAVLYFIIKNIGGKQLSEFLLETDIFGPTPIGINPGYIDSGGVLGPLNILVGILVLAAVSYAIIVLSQEGEDRSD is encoded by the coding sequence ATGAAAGAGATGTCCACAATAGTTAAATCAATCACATCATTGATGTACATACCAATCTTGGTATTCGGGATGTACATAATAATCCACGGACACATCCTACCTGGAGGAGGATTCCAAGGCGGAGTGATAATAGCTACAGGAATAGCACTAGTATTCATAGCTTATGGAGCCAGCGAAGCAAAAAAATGGTTCAGCAGCAAAGCAATGTTCTCATTGATGTCAGCAGCCGCAGTACTATACTTCATAATAAAAAACATAGGTGGAAAACAACTCAGCGAGTTCCTACTCGAAACAGATATATTCGGACCCACACCAATAGGCATAAACCCCGGATACATAGATTCAGGAGGCGTATTAGGACCACTAAACATACTCGTTGGAATACTCGTACTTGCTGCAGTAAGCTACGCAATAATAGTGTTAAGCCAAGAAGGAGAGGATAGAAGTGATTAA
- the mbhE gene encoding hydrogen gas-evolving membrane-bound hydrogenase subunit E, whose protein sequence is MRKKVGAVILILFFSFMLFGAAEARDFGEPEYIDMDEHIIENAQEDTGANNVVTAVLYDYRSFDTLGEATVLFAAIASVMVVLRRMV, encoded by the coding sequence ATGAGGAAAAAAGTCGGTGCAGTAATACTGATATTGTTCTTCTCATTCATGTTGTTCGGCGCAGCAGAGGCACGAGACTTCGGTGAACCTGAATACATAGACATGGATGAACACATAATTGAAAACGCTCAAGAAGACACCGGAGCCAACAACGTAGTTACAGCAGTTCTCTACGACTACAGGTCATTCGACACACTCGGAGAAGCAACCGTATTGTTCGCAGCAATAGCCTCAGTAATGGTAGTATTAAGGAGGATGGTGTGA
- a CDS encoding cation:proton antiporter subunit C — translation MINLPYIAVAILLLIGFYGLIFRENIIKTVISVVIIASAANLFLVSTGYRADGITPIYTLIPEDMVMVFAVPQALVITAIVIGLAMTTLMLALVIRIYQEYGTLDTKEIRRLRG, via the coding sequence GTGATTAATTTACCATACATAGCAGTCGCAATACTACTACTAATAGGGTTCTATGGATTGATATTCAGAGAAAACATCATAAAAACCGTTATAAGCGTAGTGATAATCGCGTCAGCAGCAAATTTATTCTTAGTATCCACAGGATATAGAGCCGACGGAATAACCCCAATCTATACTTTAATACCTGAAGACATGGTCATGGTTTTCGCCGTACCACAAGCATTGGTTATAACAGCAATAGTCATAGGACTAGCAATGACCACATTAATGCTAGCACTAGTGATAAGGATATACCAAGAATATGGAACACTTGATACAAAAGAGATAAGGAGATTAAGAGGATGA
- the mnhG gene encoding monovalent cation/H(+) antiporter subunit G produces MNPLDILVIILLTIGLFFNLIAALGLHRFPDVYSRLHAATKTNTYGSIFIVLAVVVYAIQNYLAGAAAGGQIQLAIHSLIALIAILIANPTSSHAIARASHRSGYLPKGVVDAMDISITGSKQESKTTEDEKMEEKQDGA; encoded by the coding sequence ATGAATCCACTAGACATACTGGTAATCATCTTACTCACAATAGGACTATTCTTCAACCTAATCGCAGCACTAGGCCTACACCGATTCCCAGACGTATACTCAAGACTACATGCCGCAACAAAAACCAATACATATGGCTCAATATTCATCGTACTCGCAGTAGTTGTCTACGCAATCCAAAACTACCTTGCAGGAGCGGCTGCAGGAGGTCAAATACAACTAGCAATCCACTCATTAATAGCATTAATAGCAATACTCATAGCAAACCCAACAAGCTCTCACGCAATAGCAAGAGCCTCCCATAGAAGTGGATACCTACCTAAAGGAGTTGTAGACGCAATGGATATCAGTATAACAGGATCCAAACAGGAATCAAAAACTACCGAAGATGAAAAAATGGAGGAAAAACAGGATGGAGCTTGA
- a CDS encoding monovalent cation/H+ antiporter complex subunit F codes for MNIFMIAAILMAVFISIALIRVVLGPKTPDRVVGLDTANMMVIATMILLGAAYESVILIDVAIVYAILAFVTTLYISKYLEDET; via the coding sequence ATGAACATATTTATGATAGCAGCAATATTAATGGCTGTATTCATCTCAATAGCCCTCATAAGGGTTGTTCTAGGTCCAAAAACACCGGACAGGGTTGTAGGACTAGACACAGCCAACATGATGGTTATAGCCACAATGATATTGCTGGGCGCTGCATACGAATCGGTGATCCTGATAGACGTTGCAATCGTCTACGCAATACTAGCATTTGTCACAACACTATACATATCAAAATACCTGGAGGATGAAACATGA
- a CDS encoding NADH-quinone oxidoreductase subunit B family protein → MKLSKSFDKSLWVFHFNAGSCNGCDIEILAALTPRYDVERFGIKLVETPRHADVLLVTGPVTKQTKKPLERIYEQMMDPKAVLVIGNCGNTGHIFHDSYNIAGPVDEVIPVDVHISGCAVRPEGVIFGVVKAWEALEKMRGAGQKQEETKEEVEEAA, encoded by the coding sequence ATGAAGCTATCAAAAAGTTTCGACAAATCCCTCTGGGTGTTCCACTTCAACGCAGGTTCATGCAACGGATGCGACATAGAGATACTAGCAGCATTAACACCAAGATACGACGTTGAGAGATTCGGAATAAAACTAGTTGAAACACCAAGACACGCAGATGTCCTATTAGTAACAGGACCCGTTACAAAACAAACCAAAAAACCACTCGAGAGAATATACGAACAAATGATGGATCCAAAAGCCGTCCTAGTTATAGGAAACTGCGGAAACACAGGACATATATTCCACGACTCATACAACATAGCCGGACCCGTAGACGAAGTAATACCCGTCGACGTACATATATCCGGATGTGCCGTACGACCAGAAGGAGTTATATTCGGCGTCGTAAAGGCATGGGAAGCGCTTGAAAAAATGCGTGGAGCCGGACAAAAACAGGAAGAAACAAAAGAGGAAGTAGAGGAGGCAGCATGA
- a CDS encoding NADH-quinone oxidoreductase subunit C, with amino-acid sequence MDTMDAEELYDHLYTEYGDEIKGLINKERAGVSKKESQELWVRTPRNKLKNLINHLKQIQLPHFVTMMGVDRGDNILTKYILSMFYGEKFREITLVLCVEIPKDDLWLPTISDIIPGSLTSEREIQEMLGIEIKDIPDERHFFLPWDHPEEEYPWRRDEKRIEVQDVYEKEGQQ; translated from the coding sequence ATGGATACAATGGATGCAGAAGAACTATATGACCATCTTTACACAGAATACGGCGACGAAATAAAAGGATTAATAAATAAAGAAAGAGCTGGAGTCAGCAAAAAAGAAAGCCAAGAACTATGGGTACGTACACCGAGAAACAAACTAAAAAACCTGATAAATCATTTAAAACAAATCCAACTACCCCACTTTGTAACGATGATGGGTGTTGACAGAGGAGACAACATACTCACAAAATACATCCTATCAATGTTTTATGGAGAAAAATTTAGAGAAATAACATTAGTGTTATGCGTAGAAATACCTAAAGACGACTTATGGCTACCAACAATCTCCGACATAATCCCAGGATCATTAACATCAGAAAGAGAAATCCAAGAAATGCTTGGAATTGAAATAAAAGACATACCCGATGAAAGACATTTCTTCCTACCCTGGGACCACCCCGAAGAAGAGTACCCCTGGAGAAGGGATGAAAAAAGAATAGAAGTACAAGATGTCTACGAAAAGGAAGGCCAACAATGA